The segment GCGCACGGTGGCGAAGAGCATGTCCTGCTCGCGGTCCTCGCGACCCCGGAAGCGAATCGCGATCGCCAGCAGATCCGGCAGCTCGCGATCGCGCCAGAGCGCACCCGAGAGCCGGACCCGCGCGGGCCCGGCGAGCCGCTCGGCCAGGAGCCCCAGGCCCGCCGCGCCGGCCAGCGGCTGCGCGTCGGCCTCGTAGGTCACGCCGCGCTCGTGCAGGAGCCGATCGCGCGGCGCCAGCGAGGCGAGCTCGACGAGCCCGTCGAGAACCGCGGCGAGCCATGGACGGGCCATGGGCTCAACCTGACGATGTCAGTGTCCGCCGTCGAGGGCCGGCCCAGCAGGCGGGAGCGCGTTGCCCTCCTCGTCGAGCTGCACCACCTTGGCGCCCTTGGGCGGGTCCATGTGGAAGAGCGAGAGATCGGGCGCGCCGTTGAGGGTGATGTCTTTGTACTTGTAGGTGAACGTCCGGCCACCCGTCGCGAGGACGAGGGTGTGCGGGAAGCGGCCGCCGGGCTCGTCTTTGAAATCGTCGTAGGTGAGCTCGAAGCTCTGCGGCCCGGTGAAGACGGTGTGGACCACGTCCAGCGTCTTCGTGTCGATCTCCAGCACCTGCTTCACGCCCTGCAGCTCGAGGGTGAGCAGGTAGCGGTGGCGCTCGGCGTCGAGCACGAGCGTGCCGTCGTCCACGCCGATGCGCGGCACGTGGCCGAGCAAGAGCGT is part of the Deltaproteobacteria bacterium genome and harbors:
- a CDS encoding DUF4292 domain-containing protein encodes the protein MNRLAIVSLLLLAGCPHRGPEFGPSGEITDAKAMIQLLAKQDTRFVTLQGNANFKVEAPENSGSLSQFVAATLPAELHIESMAIFGKLVSVVVCAANVFSVYDPDKNVFYTGPDSVQVFSRFVGGLPFTCSNAVTLLLGHVPRIGVDDGTLVLDAERHRYLLTLELQGVKQVLEIDTKTLDVVHTVFTGPQSFELTYDDFKDEPGGRFPHTLVLATGGRTFTYKYKDITLNGAPDLSLFHMDPPKGAKVVQLDEEGNALPPAGPALDGGH